A window from Luteibacter flocculans encodes these proteins:
- a CDS encoding methyl-accepting chemotaxis protein, which produces MSTTAGGAGRERGYTIVIVFLLLAIGLASVDFWWLNNKNGEDREAIALTTQVQVLSQQTAKYALEASDGNRDSFRELSATRNTIDSAVQRLVNGDAKTGMPAYAGDGNQAGRSIGALANAWHQLDADIGKILSNKDLVLSSGERADLFAKQMPLLNARTDEVMNIVQQKNASVEQTFTLARWMLMADRMIRRVQEILQGGDGAQSAADGLSRDAQLYGAVLKGLVDGNAEGGVRAISDANARKILEGMQSSWGDLVDPVNQLVAASPNLQDVKRAGNQASLDSQTVLLRANESADQIAKLPLTRLFPNVWWGLLGAIGAVLFALLLVYNLVRDQRRRFETTSELNQRNQTAIMRLLDEMGTLAEGDLTIKATVTEDITGAIADAMNSAVDEMRNLVTTINETAVRVSAAAQETQATAMHLADAAEQQAQQITSATSAINQIATSMDTVSKDSAESADVAQRSVQIASRGAEVVRETIQGMDSIRDQIQETSKRIKRLGESSQEIGSIVELINDIAEQTNILALNAAIQAASAGEAGRGFAVVADEVQRLAERSASATKRIETLVQTIQSDTNEAVSSMEQTTAEVVAGARLAEDAGTALGDIERVSNDLSALIQNISAAARQQSAAATDTSATMNVIQEITSQTSLGASQTAESIGNLAQLANDLRLSVANFKLPG; this is translated from the coding sequence ATGAGCACGACAGCAGGCGGCGCAGGCCGGGAACGTGGCTACACGATCGTCATCGTGTTCCTGCTCCTGGCGATCGGATTGGCGTCGGTCGACTTCTGGTGGCTGAACAACAAGAACGGCGAGGACCGCGAAGCCATCGCGCTCACGACGCAGGTGCAGGTGCTTTCGCAGCAGACCGCGAAGTACGCGCTGGAGGCGTCCGACGGCAATCGCGACTCGTTCCGTGAATTGTCTGCCACACGCAACACCATCGATTCGGCGGTGCAGCGCCTCGTGAACGGCGATGCCAAGACCGGCATGCCTGCCTATGCGGGCGACGGCAACCAGGCCGGACGCTCCATCGGCGCTCTGGCGAACGCCTGGCATCAGCTCGACGCGGACATCGGCAAGATCCTTTCGAACAAGGACCTGGTGCTGTCCTCGGGCGAGCGGGCCGACCTGTTCGCCAAGCAGATGCCGCTGCTGAACGCACGCACGGACGAAGTGATGAACATCGTCCAGCAGAAGAATGCCTCGGTGGAGCAGACCTTCACGCTCGCCCGCTGGATGTTGATGGCTGACCGCATGATCCGTCGCGTGCAGGAAATCCTGCAGGGCGGCGATGGTGCGCAGTCTGCCGCCGACGGTCTCTCCCGCGATGCGCAGCTCTACGGCGCCGTGCTCAAGGGCCTGGTGGACGGCAACGCCGAAGGCGGCGTTCGTGCGATCAGCGACGCGAATGCGCGGAAGATTCTCGAAGGCATGCAGAGTTCCTGGGGCGACCTCGTGGACCCTGTGAACCAGTTGGTCGCCGCGTCGCCGAATCTCCAGGACGTGAAGCGCGCAGGCAACCAGGCCTCGCTGGATTCGCAGACCGTGCTGCTGCGCGCGAACGAGTCCGCCGACCAGATCGCCAAGCTGCCGCTGACCCGTCTCTTCCCGAACGTCTGGTGGGGTCTGCTCGGTGCGATCGGCGCCGTGCTGTTCGCGCTGCTGCTGGTCTACAACCTCGTGCGTGACCAGCGCCGCCGTTTCGAGACCACCTCTGAACTCAACCAGCGTAACCAGACCGCGATCATGCGGTTGCTGGACGAGATGGGCACGCTCGCCGAAGGCGATCTCACCATCAAGGCCACGGTGACCGAGGACATCACGGGCGCCATCGCGGACGCCATGAACTCCGCGGTGGACGAGATGCGCAACCTCGTCACCACGATCAACGAGACCGCGGTGCGCGTCTCCGCCGCGGCGCAGGAAACCCAGGCCACCGCCATGCACCTCGCCGACGCGGCGGAGCAACAGGCGCAGCAGATCACGTCCGCGACCTCGGCCATCAACCAGATCGCGACCTCGATGGATACGGTGTCGAAGGACTCCGCCGAATCGGCCGACGTGGCCCAGCGCTCGGTGCAGATCGCTTCGCGCGGCGCCGAAGTGGTGCGCGAGACGATTCAGGGCATGGATTCGATCCGCGACCAGATCCAGGAAACCTCCAAGCGCATCAAACGGCTGGGCGAGTCGTCGCAGGAAATCGGCTCGATCGTGGAACTCATCAACGACATTGCCGAGCAGACCAACATCCTCGCCTTGAACGCCGCCATTCAGGCGGCCTCGGCAGGTGAGGCGGGTCGCGGTTTCGCGGTGGTGGCGGACGAAGTGCAGCGCCTCGCGGAACGCTCCGCGAGCGCGACCAAGCGCATTGAGACGCTGGTGCAGACGATTCAGTCCGATACCAACGAAGCGGTGAGTTCGATGGAACAGACCACTGCGGAAGTGGTGGCCGGTGCGCGTCTGGCCGAGGACGCCGGCACGGCACTGGGCGACATCGAGCGCGTGTCGAACGACCTGTCGGCACTCATTCAGAACATCTCGGCCGCTGCTCGCCAGCAGTCGGCCGCGGCGACGGACACCTCGGCGACCATGAACGTCATCCAGGAGATCACCTCGCAGACGTCGCTCGGCGCAAGCCAGACGGCCGAGTCGATCGGTAACCTGGCCCAGCTCGCGAACGACTTGCGCCTGTCCGTCGCGAACTTCAAGCTGCCGGGCTAA
- a CDS encoding energy transducer TonB, with amino-acid sequence MTTRPTGADLIGATLLFSLLLHGIVILGITFRAEPPRPSVPTLDVTLVDVANQEPPDKADFLAQANNSGGGDQDKAARPSERVSGPLPTPQRSDAVEPKEARAPAPQEAQPDTLLTTSGQTAFTVNTDRQQVERKSQPLPEADEDTQRQTEMAKLAAEVRDQSQAYAKRPKKKYISSNTREYAYAAYMKGWVGRVERVGNLNYPDEARRQGLYGELVLTVGLNRDGSIKSIDVIKSSGHPLLDEAAQRIVRLAAPFPALPADKTRVDELYITRTWQFLPGNVLRNY; translated from the coding sequence ATGACGACCCGTCCCACCGGCGCCGACCTGATCGGCGCCACCCTGCTGTTCTCGCTCCTGCTGCACGGCATCGTCATCCTCGGCATCACCTTCCGGGCAGAGCCGCCGCGTCCGAGCGTCCCGACCCTCGACGTGACCCTGGTGGACGTGGCGAACCAGGAGCCGCCGGACAAGGCCGACTTCCTCGCCCAGGCGAACAACTCGGGCGGTGGCGATCAGGACAAGGCAGCGCGCCCGTCGGAGCGCGTCTCCGGCCCGCTGCCGACGCCGCAGCGCAGCGATGCCGTGGAACCGAAAGAAGCCCGGGCGCCTGCACCGCAGGAAGCCCAGCCCGACACACTGCTGACGACGTCGGGACAGACGGCCTTCACCGTGAACACCGACAGGCAGCAGGTCGAGCGAAAGTCGCAGCCCCTGCCCGAGGCCGACGAGGACACCCAGCGCCAGACCGAAATGGCCAAGCTGGCGGCGGAAGTGCGGGACCAGTCGCAGGCGTATGCAAAGCGCCCGAAAAAGAAATACATCTCATCGAACACCCGCGAGTACGCGTATGCGGCGTACATGAAGGGCTGGGTGGGCCGGGTCGAACGCGTCGGTAACCTGAATTACCCGGACGAGGCGCGCCGCCAGGGCCTCTACGGCGAACTGGTCCTCACGGTGGGCCTGAACCGCGACGGCTCGATCAAGAGCATCGACGTCATCAAGAGTTCGGGACATCCGCTGCTTGACGAGGCCGCGCAGCGCATCGTGCGGCTGGCGGCCCCGTTCCCCGCCCTGCCCGCCGACAAGACGCGGGTGGATGAGCTCTACATCACCCGGACATGGCAGTTCCTGCCCGGTAACGTGCTGCGCAATTACTGA
- a CDS encoding chemotaxis protein CheW, with protein sequence MSENAALTPFELLAHYERACLAHSADAPESVESLGLWRGIGFRVGRRAFVSGIEEINELLAVPPLTHVPGAQPWLMGVANVRGNLVPAIDLGRFLFDERTPASERARLLLVRQHGGTVGLLVDEVFGQRTMDEGQRDTGEQENDPRLTRFVSENVQLGEQTYGLFSMSRLVRAPDFRQAAL encoded by the coding sequence ATGAGCGAGAACGCGGCACTCACGCCTTTCGAACTGCTCGCCCACTACGAGCGGGCATGCCTCGCGCACTCCGCCGACGCACCCGAGAGCGTGGAGTCGCTGGGTCTGTGGCGCGGCATCGGCTTTCGCGTGGGGCGCCGCGCCTTCGTCAGCGGCATCGAAGAAATCAACGAACTGCTGGCCGTCCCACCGTTGACCCACGTGCCGGGCGCGCAGCCCTGGCTGATGGGCGTGGCGAACGTGCGCGGCAATCTCGTGCCGGCGATCGACCTCGGGCGCTTTCTGTTCGACGAGCGCACACCCGCGTCGGAACGCGCGCGGCTTCTGCTGGTTCGCCAGCACGGCGGTACGGTCGGGCTGCTGGTGGACGAAGTGTTCGGCCAGCGCACGATGGACGAGGGACAGCGCGACACGGGTGAGCAAGAGAACGACCCGCGCCTGACGCGGTTCGTCAGCGAGAACGTCCAGCTCGGCGAGCAGACGTATGGGCTTTTCAGCATGAGCCGTCTGGTTCGTGCGCCGGACTTCCGGCAGGCGGCGTTGTAA
- the pilG gene encoding twitching motility response regulator PilG produces MVIDDSKTIRRTAETLLKKEGCDVLTAVDGFEALAKISDQKPNIIFVDIMMPRLDGYQTCALIKNNAQFRGTPVIMLSSKDGLFDKARGRIVGAEQYLTKPFTRDELLGAIHRYATAS; encoded by the coding sequence ATGGTCATCGACGATTCGAAAACCATCCGACGCACGGCCGAGACCCTGCTGAAGAAGGAAGGCTGCGACGTACTGACCGCCGTCGACGGGTTCGAGGCACTGGCAAAGATCTCCGACCAGAAGCCGAACATCATCTTCGTCGACATCATGATGCCGCGCCTCGACGGCTACCAGACCTGCGCGCTGATCAAGAACAACGCGCAGTTCCGCGGTACGCCGGTGATCATGCTGTCCTCCAAGGACGGTCTGTTCGACAAGGCCCGCGGACGCATCGTCGGGGCCGAGCAATACCTCACCAAACCGTTCACACGCGACGAGCTTCTCGGCGCGATCCATCGCTACGCGACGGCCAGTTGA
- a CDS encoding response regulator encodes MANILIIDDSPTDVRVFTTLLEKAGFSVSSVDNAEAGLDRIRANKPDLVIMDVIMPGMNGFQATRTLSRDPKTADVPVVMITTKSMETDRVWGLRQGAKAFITKPVNEKELLSTIASLLPNTTH; translated from the coding sequence GTGGCAAACATTCTCATCATCGACGACTCGCCCACCGACGTTCGCGTGTTCACCACGCTGCTCGAAAAGGCGGGCTTCTCCGTTTCCAGCGTCGATAACGCCGAAGCGGGACTCGACCGTATCCGCGCGAACAAGCCCGACCTCGTGATCATGGACGTGATCATGCCCGGCATGAACGGCTTCCAGGCCACGCGCACGCTGAGCCGCGATCCTAAGACGGCCGACGTGCCGGTGGTGATGATCACCACCAAGTCGATGGAGACCGATCGCGTCTGGGGCCTGCGACAGGGTGCCAAGGCCTTCATCACCAAGCCGGTGAACGAGAAGGAGCTGCTTTCGACCATCGCCAGCCTCCTGCCGAACACGACGCATTGA
- the gshB gene encoding glutathione synthase, with protein sequence MPLSVAVLMDPIRAIKIAKDTTFAMLLEASRRGHALLYMEQGDLALRNGEAWARLRPLTVKEDPAGWFTLGEPQWRPLAEVDIVLARKDPPVDAQFIYDTMVLERAQRAGCKVVNDPRSLRDCNEKVFSLDFPQCIVPTLVSRDAAELKAFVAEHGEVVLKPLDGMGGRGIFRVKKGDTNLNSMLETMLNGGRNFTVVQKYIPEITAGDKRILLIDGEPVPYALARIPQGDEFRGNLAAGGRGEGIALSERDRWIAAQVAPELVRRGLRFVGLDVIGDYLTEINVTSPTGVRELDAQFGINIAGLMFDAIEAR encoded by the coding sequence ATGCCGCTTTCCGTCGCCGTCCTGATGGACCCGATCCGCGCCATCAAGATCGCCAAGGACACCACCTTCGCCATGTTGCTCGAGGCTTCGCGGCGTGGACACGCCCTGCTCTACATGGAACAGGGCGACCTCGCGCTTCGCAATGGCGAAGCCTGGGCCAGGCTGCGGCCCCTGACCGTCAAGGAAGACCCCGCCGGCTGGTTCACTCTGGGCGAGCCCCAGTGGCGACCGCTGGCCGAGGTGGACATCGTGCTGGCCCGCAAGGATCCGCCGGTGGATGCGCAGTTCATCTACGACACGATGGTGCTCGAACGTGCCCAGCGGGCGGGCTGCAAGGTGGTGAACGATCCCCGCTCGCTCCGCGACTGCAACGAGAAGGTGTTCTCCCTGGACTTCCCGCAGTGCATCGTGCCGACGCTGGTCTCGCGCGACGCCGCCGAGCTGAAAGCCTTCGTGGCGGAGCACGGCGAGGTGGTCCTCAAGCCGTTGGACGGCATGGGCGGTCGCGGCATCTTCCGGGTGAAGAAAGGCGATACCAACCTGAACTCCATGCTGGAGACGATGCTCAACGGCGGGCGCAACTTCACGGTGGTCCAGAAGTACATCCCCGAAATCACCGCGGGCGACAAGCGCATCCTGCTGATCGATGGCGAACCGGTGCCTTATGCGCTCGCCCGCATTCCGCAGGGCGACGAGTTCCGCGGCAATCTGGCGGCAGGCGGACGCGGAGAAGGCATCGCCCTTTCCGAGCGCGATCGCTGGATTGCCGCCCAGGTCGCCCCGGAACTGGTCCGCCGAGGCCTGCGTTTCGTCGGCCTCGACGTCATCGGCGACTATCTGACCGAGATCAACGTCACATCTCCGACCGGCGTGCGTGAACTCGACGCCCAGTTCGGCATTAACATCGCGGGGCTGATGTTCGACGCGATCGAGGCCCGATGA